In the Actinomycetota bacterium genome, one interval contains:
- a CDS encoding patatin-like phospholipase family protein, producing MGFVLSGGGPLGALQVGAMHALFERDIRPDLAVGTSVGALNATWLAMDPTAAGVAHLESSWRNMKEGDLFPGGRFKASWARMLVKGNRVFENSGLRRTIEKTLGPARFEDTQIPLAVTATELETGAEMLFTTGRVLEPLLASTAMPGIFPPVEVEGRVYIDGGVANNVPIAPAATLGATTIYVMNSTSHTRQRRPLNRPMDYLLHAFTLARAQRLTLEQLYLADKVKLVMLPTITLDFFVPFASMEHTGKLIEISYEQTARFLDGRTEVIEETSPDGSVETITSGR from the coding sequence GTGGGCTTCGTCCTCTCCGGTGGCGGCCCGCTGGGCGCGCTTCAGGTGGGGGCGATGCACGCTCTGTTCGAACGGGACATACGGCCCGATCTGGCCGTAGGGACCTCGGTCGGCGCTCTCAACGCGACCTGGCTGGCGATGGACCCGACGGCGGCCGGGGTGGCGCATCTCGAGTCGTCGTGGCGGAACATGAAAGAAGGAGACCTGTTCCCCGGCGGGAGGTTCAAAGCCTCGTGGGCCCGGATGCTGGTCAAGGGCAACAGGGTCTTCGAGAACAGCGGGCTTCGCCGCACGATAGAGAAGACGCTCGGTCCGGCCCGGTTCGAGGACACCCAGATCCCGCTCGCGGTCACGGCGACGGAGCTGGAGACGGGGGCCGAGATGCTCTTCACCACCGGGCGTGTCTTGGAGCCCTTGCTCGCCTCGACGGCGATGCCCGGGATCTTTCCTCCTGTAGAGGTGGAGGGGCGTGTCTACATCGATGGAGGCGTCGCGAACAACGTTCCGATCGCGCCCGCTGCCACGCTGGGGGCAACGACGATCTACGTCATGAACTCGACCAGTCACACACGGCAGCGCCGGCCATTGAACAGGCCGATGGATTACCTGCTTCACGCGTTCACTCTCGCCCGCGCTCAGCGCCTCACGCTCGAGCAGCTGTACCTCGCCGACAAGGTGAAGCTCGTCATGTTGCCGACGATCACGCTGGATTTCTTCGTCCCGTTCGCGTCGATGGAGCACACGGGCAAGCTCATCGAGATCTCGTACGAGCAGACCGCCAGGTTCCTCGACGGGCGCACCGAGGTCATCGAGGAG
- a CDS encoding AAA family ATPase yields MERVLAFANQKGGVAKTTTTLSIGAALAEMGKAVLAIDLDPQAALTYSMGVDPDALAETVNDVLVRRLPLEKVLISREVDLVPANIDLAGAEAILLAKTGREYALERALRDVSGRYDYIVIDCPPSLGILTINGLTAANEVVIPLQCEALSHRGVGQLVETLGDIRHFTNPNLSITGVIPTMYDGRSKHARQVLADVGSRYDLAVLEPPVRKSIRFAEASQAGVSILSFAPTHPGADAYRELARQIDERKGSQ; encoded by the coding sequence TTGGAGCGGGTCCTCGCGTTCGCCAACCAGAAGGGCGGGGTGGCGAAGACCACCACCACGCTGTCCATCGGCGCAGCCTTAGCGGAGATGGGCAAGGCCGTGTTGGCGATCGACCTCGACCCACAGGCCGCGCTCACCTATTCGATGGGCGTCGATCCCGATGCGCTCGCGGAGACCGTCAACGACGTTTTGGTCCGAAGGCTTCCCTTGGAGAAGGTCTTGATCTCGCGCGAGGTCGACCTGGTTCCGGCGAACATCGACCTCGCCGGGGCCGAGGCGATACTGCTCGCGAAGACGGGACGTGAGTACGCGCTGGAACGAGCGCTTCGTGATGTGAGCGGACGGTACGACTACATCGTCATCGACTGCCCCCCGTCGCTCGGGATCCTGACGATCAATGGCCTCACGGCAGCGAACGAGGTCGTGATCCCGCTCCAGTGCGAGGCACTGTCTCATCGCGGTGTGGGCCAGCTGGTGGAGACGCTGGGAGACATACGTCACTTCACGAATCCGAACCTCTCGATCACCGGAGTGATTCCGACGATGTACGACGGACGCTCCAAACACGCGCGTCAGGTGCTCGCGGACGTCGGCTCCAGGTACGACCTCGCGGTGTTGGAGCCTCCCGTGCGGAAATCGATCCGCTTCGCCGAGGCGTCGCAGGCGGGCGTCTCGATCCTGTCCTTCGCCCCGACGCATCCCGGTGCGGACGCATACCGTGAGCTGGCCCGCCAGATCGACGAGCGGAAGGGCAGCCAATGA
- a CDS encoding DUF5319 domain-containing protein, giving the protein MDDELEQPGDDEAPLDDDEREMLHQDLVDVQSLKELLGPKGIKGVVFYCPDCDEDHFLAWDLLAGNLRELLDAGESPVHEPAFQPDPDEYVSWDYARGFLDGYESYEQEDAGDAINRVILELRDRGWTPEQVKSFLAATDLDIRIGEEGSAAGGS; this is encoded by the coding sequence ATGGATGACGAGCTAGAGCAGCCCGGAGACGACGAGGCCCCGCTCGACGACGACGAGCGCGAGATGCTGCACCAGGACCTCGTTGACGTCCAGTCTCTGAAGGAGCTTCTGGGGCCGAAGGGGATCAAGGGTGTCGTCTTCTACTGCCCCGACTGCGACGAAGACCATTTCCTAGCGTGGGATCTGCTCGCGGGGAACCTGCGCGAGCTTCTGGATGCCGGCGAGTCTCCGGTCCACGAACCCGCCTTTCAGCCAGACCCGGACGAGTACGTCTCGTGGGATTACGCGCGCGGCTTCCTTGACGGGTACGAGTCATACGAACAAGAGGACGCCGGTGATGCGATCAACCGGGTCATCCTCGAGCTCCGCGACCGCGGCTGGACCCCCGAACAGGTGAAGTCGTTCCTCGCCGCGACCGACCTCGATATCAGGATCGGCGAAGAGGGCTCGGCAGCGGGAGGTTCCTAG
- a CDS encoding diguanylate cyclase — MAVRADSAHMGKVDSSDSSRPVVLVVDDDPDLRMLANVQLGEGFDVIQAENGEECIRKARSESPDVILLDMMMPGMNGAEVLTALSDDPATRNIPVIFLSGLGTTEDRVAGLERGAVDYITKPPHPKELVARVGAAARTRARREETASRTSAAWVVGLPQRKSFEQRLSQEISRSERSGAALSILLIDLDQLEEVNEQMGREAGDQVLAEVADALGTTLRTSDTLYRYGGDEFAAILPDTELATAYLAAERCRAAMKEIKAGGRATSASVGVAQFSSGRTAEEVIARAEIALFRAKESGGSRTWRADDPRRHGLNPVALSEELTEREWDVVFHLSHRRTEQEIARRLGISRGTVRSHKARIRRKLHVSPDIRLSDFVRTNFRDLVDRLPDDSGAK; from the coding sequence ATGGCTGTGCGTGCCGATAGCGCCCACATGGGGAAGGTTGATTCGTCCGATTCATCCCGTCCGGTCGTACTGGTCGTGGACGACGATCCCGATCTTCGGATGCTCGCGAACGTGCAGCTCGGCGAGGGCTTCGATGTCATCCAGGCCGAGAACGGCGAGGAGTGCATTCGAAAGGCGCGCAGCGAATCGCCCGACGTCATCCTCCTGGACATGATGATGCCGGGGATGAACGGGGCGGAGGTTCTGACCGCCCTATCCGATGACCCCGCCACTCGGAACATCCCGGTGATCTTCCTGTCCGGTCTGGGGACGACCGAAGACCGGGTCGCCGGCCTCGAGCGCGGCGCCGTCGACTACATCACGAAGCCGCCTCATCCCAAGGAACTGGTGGCCCGGGTTGGTGCGGCAGCGCGAACGAGAGCTCGCCGAGAGGAGACCGCCAGTCGCACGTCTGCAGCCTGGGTGGTGGGGCTCCCGCAGAGGAAGTCGTTCGAGCAAAGGCTCTCGCAGGAGATCTCTCGCTCCGAACGAAGCGGCGCCGCGCTCTCGATCCTTCTGATCGACCTCGACCAGCTCGAGGAGGTCAACGAGCAGATGGGCCGAGAGGCGGGCGATCAGGTGCTCGCCGAGGTGGCCGACGCTCTGGGCACGACGCTTCGCACCTCCGACACCCTCTACCGCTATGGGGGTGACGAGTTCGCCGCGATCCTGCCCGACACCGAGCTCGCGACCGCCTATCTCGCGGCGGAACGTTGTCGTGCGGCGATGAAGGAGATCAAGGCCGGTGGAAGGGCGACATCCGCTTCCGTCGGAGTCGCGCAGTTCTCGTCCGGCAGGACCGCCGAGGAAGTCATCGCGCGCGCCGAGATCGCGCTCTTCCGGGCCAAGGAGTCCGGCGGGAGCCGCACCTGGCGAGCCGACGATCCGCGCAGACATGGGCTCAACCCCGTAGCACTATCGGAGGAGCTGACCGAGCGCGAGTGGGACGTGGTGTTCCACCTGTCTCACCGCCGCACGGAGCAAGAGATCGCGAGGCGGTTGGGCATCTCCCGGGGAACCGTTCGAAGCCACAAGGCGCGGATCCGCAGGAAGTTGCACGTATCGCCCGACATCCGACTCTCCGACTTCGTGCGGACGAACTTCAGGGACCTTGTCGACCGGCTCCCCGATGACAGCGGGGCGAAGTGA
- a CDS encoding HD domain-containing protein: MKADASTRVLLIGADASLWIGLSSTMGGASRIFVPNAVDADSISSAAANVDVIVVVLGSEGPDCLQPLHLIGHLGLQRRTVVLAQPEDQTAAAEAALLGIAGYLQQGSSPEQLAAAVQQVTEQGVMYDAWGAAELHSRLELTDHREAANIGAAKALAAALELKDTYTGGHAERVTAMAMRLARVAMLEGALPSEVLEAAFLLHDVGKIGIPESILSKPGGLTDTERRVLQTHPILGERVVAPLGFPCCVRDVIRHHHERWDGKGYPDGLAGTAIPAAARLFSIADVLDAMTSMRPYRKPVSFHNAIREIKANAGTQFDPHLCALVDETFLARDEIAAPAAG, translated from the coding sequence GTGAAGGCCGACGCATCTACGCGCGTGCTGCTCATCGGCGCCGATGCGTCGCTGTGGATCGGGCTCTCCTCCACGATGGGAGGCGCGTCCCGGATCTTCGTGCCGAACGCCGTCGATGCCGACAGCATCTCGTCGGCGGCAGCGAACGTCGACGTGATCGTTGTCGTGCTGGGGAGCGAAGGGCCAGACTGCCTGCAACCGCTGCATCTGATCGGCCACCTGGGCTTACAGCGACGAACGGTCGTGCTGGCGCAACCCGAAGATCAGACCGCGGCGGCCGAAGCGGCCCTTCTCGGCATCGCCGGATATCTCCAGCAGGGGTCGAGCCCGGAACAACTCGCCGCCGCGGTGCAGCAAGTGACGGAACAGGGCGTGATGTATGACGCCTGGGGAGCGGCCGAGCTGCACTCGCGCCTGGAGCTTACGGACCATCGCGAAGCGGCCAACATCGGCGCGGCGAAGGCTCTCGCGGCGGCACTCGAGCTGAAAGACACCTACACCGGTGGGCATGCCGAGCGTGTGACGGCTATGGCCATGAGGCTTGCCCGCGTCGCGATGCTTGAGGGGGCGCTGCCGAGCGAGGTGCTCGAGGCCGCCTTCCTTCTTCACGACGTCGGCAAGATCGGGATCCCCGAGTCGATCCTCAGCAAGCCTGGGGGACTGACGGATACCGAGCGCCGTGTGCTCCAGACGCATCCGATCCTCGGCGAGCGCGTGGTCGCGCCGCTCGGCTTCCCATGCTGCGTCCGAGACGTCATCCGTCACCACCACGAGCGCTGGGACGGGAAGGGATACCCCGACGGGTTGGCGGGAACCGCTATCCCTGCTGCGGCGCGGTTGTTCTCGATCGCGGACGTGCTGGATGCGATGACGTCGATGCGTCCGTACCGCAAGCCCGTCAGCTTCCACAACGCCATCAGGGAGATCAAAGCCAACGCGGGGACGCAGTTCGACCCGCACCTGTGCGCGCTGGTTGACGAGACGTTCCTCGCGCGCGACGAGATCGCCGCTCCGGCGGCCGGCTAG
- a CDS encoding prepilin peptidase, whose translation MTLPGPLAAFYVAAAGVLGLIFGSFATAVAYRLPRQESIASGRSKCPNCGNTITAIQNVPVFSYVVLRGRCKHCGNRISIRYPLIELVTGALFVGAALKFQLSAEAIIYAGFFWTLVVLTVIDLEYKLLPNKIVFPTAIAGWIALAIAALAGGDPRRLIDAAVGAVIFGGFFLLVAFLYPAGMGGGDVKLAFVLGTFLGYAGGPGVVVVGMFLSFFIGGIVGVGVMARSGGGRKMQVPFGPFLALGTVLGVFAGRDLLEAYLGTF comes from the coding sequence TTGACTCTCCCCGGTCCGCTCGCCGCGTTCTACGTCGCGGCCGCAGGGGTGCTCGGCCTCATCTTCGGAAGCTTCGCGACCGCGGTTGCTTACCGACTTCCGCGCCAGGAATCCATCGCATCCGGCCGGAGCAAGTGCCCGAACTGCGGCAACACGATCACCGCGATCCAGAATGTGCCGGTGTTCAGCTACGTCGTGCTGCGCGGGCGCTGTAAGCACTGCGGCAACCGGATCTCGATCCGCTACCCGCTGATCGAGCTCGTTACCGGCGCTCTGTTCGTCGGCGCGGCCTTGAAGTTCCAGCTCTCTGCCGAGGCCATCATCTACGCGGGTTTCTTCTGGACCCTGGTGGTCCTGACCGTGATCGACCTCGAGTACAAGCTCTTGCCGAACAAGATCGTGTTCCCCACCGCCATCGCGGGCTGGATCGCTCTTGCGATCGCTGCGCTGGCCGGGGGAGACCCGCGGCGGCTGATCGATGCTGCCGTCGGGGCGGTCATCTTCGGCGGCTTCTTCCTCCTCGTCGCGTTCTTGTATCCGGCCGGGATGGGTGGAGGCGACGTCAAGCTCGCCTTCGTCCTGGGGACCTTCCTCGGCTACGCCGGCGGTCCGGGAGTGGTCGTCGTGGGGATGTTCCTGTCGTTCTTCATCGGGGGCATCGTGGGTGTCGGGGTGATGGCACGAAGCGGCGGCGGCCGCAAGATGCAGGTCCCCTTCGGCCCGTTCCTCGCGCTCGGAACGGTGCTGGGCGTCTTCGCAGGTCGGGACCTTCTGGAGGCGTACCTCGGGACGTTCTAG
- a CDS encoding response regulator, whose translation MGKTILIVEDEEAVRELEKFILEQQGYDVMEARDGLEGLAKAEFRKPDLILLDLMMPDVSGGRMFDEMKRHPTTTGIPIIVVTGKPDAHEMFDDAIGPDNVIMKPFEADTLLGRIRDHIGDPA comes from the coding sequence ATGGGCAAGACGATCTTGATCGTGGAAGACGAAGAAGCCGTCCGCGAGCTCGAGAAATTCATCCTCGAGCAGCAGGGCTACGACGTCATGGAGGCGCGCGACGGTCTCGAGGGACTGGCGAAGGCCGAGTTCCGCAAGCCGGACCTGATCCTGTTGGACCTGATGATGCCCGACGTCTCAGGCGGGCGGATGTTCGACGAGATGAAGCGGCACCCGACCACCACCGGCATCCCGATCATCGTGGTGACGGGGAAGCCCGACGCGCACGAGATGTTCGACGACGCCATCGGGCCGGACAACGTGATCATGAAGCCGTTCGAAGCCGACACGCTCTTGGGAAGGATCCGAGACCACATCGGCGACCCCGCCTAA
- the folP gene encoding dihydropteroate synthase codes for MSPDRCLVMGILNRTPDSFYDGGRTGLEESVAHALRLVEQGADILDVGGVKAGPGPEVSEDEELARVIPLIEAVREETDVTLSVETARPAVATAAAAAGAGILNDVTALADPELPSACAQAGVDLVLMHHGGQIRGRPRSPVYADVVADVARMWRESEALAAEQGVPSERLIFDPGLDFGKNTFHSLELMRRLPELTSQRDRVLIAPSRKDVVGETLALPLEERLEGTLALVALSVLHGAAIVRVHDVEATVRVVRMVEAVEGRRRPEAPVRGLWE; via the coding sequence GTGAGCCCGGATCGCTGTCTGGTGATGGGGATCTTGAACCGGACGCCCGACTCCTTCTATGACGGTGGCCGCACGGGACTGGAGGAGTCCGTGGCACATGCGCTTCGTCTGGTGGAGCAGGGCGCCGACATCCTCGACGTCGGGGGCGTGAAGGCGGGCCCGGGACCCGAGGTGTCAGAGGACGAGGAGCTGGCGCGGGTTATCCCTCTGATCGAGGCGGTGCGGGAGGAGACCGATGTCACCCTCTCGGTGGAGACGGCTCGTCCCGCCGTCGCGACCGCGGCCGCCGCGGCCGGAGCTGGCATCCTCAACGACGTCACGGCGCTAGCAGACCCGGAGCTCCCGTCCGCGTGTGCACAAGCGGGAGTCGACCTGGTGCTCATGCATCACGGCGGCCAGATCAGAGGGCGTCCGCGCTCACCGGTCTACGCGGACGTCGTGGCCGACGTAGCTCGCATGTGGCGCGAGTCGGAGGCACTTGCCGCGGAACAAGGGGTGCCGAGCGAACGGCTGATCTTCGATCCCGGCCTCGACTTCGGCAAGAACACGTTCCACTCCCTCGAGCTGATGCGGAGGCTGCCGGAGCTGACATCGCAACGCGACCGCGTCTTGATCGCGCCGTCCCGCAAGGACGTGGTGGGCGAGACGCTGGCGCTTCCGCTCGAAGAGCGGTTGGAGGGGACGCTCGCGCTCGTCGCCCTCTCGGTCCTTCATGGGGCGGCGATCGTTCGGGTGCACGACGTCGAGGCGACCGTTCGCGTCGTGCGGATGGTCGAAGCGGTTGAGGGACGTCGGCGTCCCGAGGCCCCCGTACGAGGACTGTGGGAGTGA
- a CDS encoding DMT family transporter: protein MAEATLAPARPGTVGWVTWTLLVVGVLGASVSAILIRYAQEAHPLAISFWRCAAGAALLLPFTRGGFRRMQRSGWVLPSVAGVFLALHFATWITSLELTSVANSVLLVTTAPIFVAIAARYVLKERMKAIVWIGIALAFAGAAAIAGGAEGGEASLRGDLLALIGAVAVAGYALAGQVARRELGIIEYAVITYGIAAAVLLPVCVATGVELWGYTAQTWAAIAGIVIGPQILGHTVLNYVVKDLDATTVYVAVMAEPPIAIALAFFLFQGTPSLLVYPGGLAILIGILMVSVGRRQAPEILE, encoded by the coding sequence ATGGCCGAAGCGACCCTTGCTCCCGCGCGCCCCGGGACCGTGGGATGGGTGACGTGGACGCTGTTGGTGGTGGGAGTTCTGGGGGCTTCGGTCTCGGCGATCCTGATCCGGTACGCGCAGGAGGCCCATCCGCTGGCGATCTCGTTCTGGAGATGCGCGGCCGGGGCAGCATTGCTCCTGCCCTTCACGCGCGGCGGCTTCCGCAGGATGCAAAGAAGCGGATGGGTGCTTCCATCGGTCGCCGGTGTCTTCCTCGCGCTCCATTTCGCAACCTGGATCACTTCCCTCGAGCTCACGAGCGTGGCGAACTCAGTCCTATTGGTCACGACAGCGCCGATCTTCGTGGCGATCGCCGCCAGATACGTGTTGAAGGAACGGATGAAGGCGATCGTGTGGATCGGCATCGCTCTAGCGTTCGCCGGCGCGGCCGCGATCGCGGGCGGAGCCGAGGGGGGCGAGGCCTCGCTGCGAGGAGATCTCCTCGCACTTATCGGAGCGGTGGCCGTGGCCGGCTACGCGCTCGCGGGGCAGGTGGCGCGGCGCGAGCTCGGCATCATCGAGTACGCGGTCATCACGTATGGGATCGCGGCGGCGGTGCTCTTGCCGGTATGCGTCGCGACGGGCGTGGAGCTGTGGGGGTATACGGCGCAGACGTGGGCGGCGATCGCGGGGATCGTGATCGGGCCGCAGATCCTGGGCCACACGGTCCTGAACTACGTGGTCAAAGACCTCGATGCCACGACCGTCTACGTGGCGGTGATGGCCGAGCCGCCGATAGCCATCGCGCTCGCGTTCTTCCTGTTCCAGGGAACGCCGTCGCTGCTCGTGTACCCCGGCGGTCTCGCCATCCTGATCGGGATCCTCATGGTCTCCGTCGGGCGGCGGCAAGCACCCGAGATCCTGGAGTGA
- a CDS encoding NUDIX hydrolase yields MAAPQIAVGAVVVRDGKLLMVQRNQEPGKGLWSVPGGRLERGEYLQQAVVREVQEETGLAVEVGDLLGILEVVGDPHYVILDFEATPRAEIEPRPGDDVAAVRWVALEDVARLDCTPRFVETLRGWGIGI; encoded by the coding sequence GTGGCCGCGCCGCAGATCGCAGTCGGAGCCGTCGTCGTGCGCGACGGGAAGCTGCTGATGGTGCAGCGCAACCAGGAGCCGGGAAAGGGGCTGTGGTCGGTGCCCGGCGGGCGCCTCGAGCGTGGCGAGTATCTCCAACAAGCCGTCGTGCGCGAGGTCCAGGAGGAGACGGGGCTAGCGGTCGAGGTTGGAGACCTTCTGGGGATCCTCGAGGTCGTCGGCGACCCTCACTACGTGATCCTCGACTTCGAGGCGACGCCGCGCGCTGAGATAGAGCCGCGGCCAGGAGACGACGTCGCCGCGGTGAGGTGGGTCGCTCTCGAGGACGTCGCGAGACTCGACTGCACGCCGCGCTTCGTCGAAACGCTTCGCGGCTGGGGCATAGGGATCTAA
- a CDS encoding S8/S53 family peptidase has translation MRRCFVAAITLLCLAASLSPAVATPPKEPRAEAGRPPMVLPKGPDDVTVVATIDRNFVPYHWDFLASKMPQALDNDSSNDLPLDRPPHEWLPGFPHPDKAFKSYNRFDLTLDEKNPDAPLMELDAKDKAEWHKVKKSTFDEVNYYWMPGTKVIGAVEFGANKLHGEPRAHGLGVTSVSVGNIHGTCPECLLVFINNDDNTDEDDTADAFRWAMAQPWIDVVSNSYGDGVAKVYNGPGVTESLEASERGQSVVFSAGNGIENLFTVPNSTYASSEKGPDWIITVGAVSPGKDNPYGPPNPGAGEHSSYVGAGKPVDVAGLGRRYPSAYDSQTVGGTGASGFDGTSNAAPTIAGTYARALYMARLELKGPSRIQEGGVVAVGRPYKCGSARPKCELKDGKLTAIELRNRLFKGAIHTAGGTTTLVGGEVPPVGEEEFMSEGHGTYFARETRDDDEWLKEFARITGPMFGYAKELERPEGEKEWMIVDSYCRQEIWATWTDGYYNMDKTPLPGPDPQYPIRSALEESCPALPQPPG, from the coding sequence ATGCGTCGCTGTTTCGTGGCAGCCATAACGTTGCTGTGCCTGGCGGCTTCGCTGTCGCCGGCTGTGGCAACACCGCCCAAGGAGCCGCGTGCGGAGGCAGGCCGGCCGCCCATGGTCTTGCCCAAGGGTCCCGACGATGTGACGGTCGTAGCCACGATCGATCGCAACTTCGTGCCCTATCACTGGGATTTCCTCGCTTCGAAGATGCCTCAAGCTCTGGACAACGACTCCTCCAACGACCTCCCGCTCGATCGCCCACCCCACGAGTGGCTCCCCGGTTTCCCGCATCCGGACAAAGCCTTCAAGTCCTATAACCGCTTCGACCTGACCCTTGATGAGAAGAACCCCGACGCCCCATTGATGGAGCTCGACGCCAAGGACAAGGCGGAATGGCACAAGGTCAAGAAGAGCACCTTCGACGAGGTCAACTACTACTGGATGCCGGGCACGAAGGTGATCGGGGCGGTGGAGTTCGGCGCCAACAAGCTCCACGGCGAGCCAAGGGCTCACGGCCTGGGAGTGACGAGTGTCTCGGTGGGCAACATCCATGGGACCTGTCCCGAGTGCCTCCTCGTATTCATCAACAACGATGACAACACCGATGAGGACGACACGGCGGACGCGTTCCGCTGGGCGATGGCTCAGCCGTGGATCGACGTGGTTTCGAACTCCTACGGAGACGGGGTGGCGAAGGTCTACAACGGACCTGGGGTGACGGAGAGCCTCGAGGCGAGTGAGCGCGGCCAAAGCGTGGTCTTCTCGGCCGGGAACGGTATCGAGAACCTCTTCACCGTCCCCAACAGCACCTATGCGTCGTCGGAGAAGGGGCCGGACTGGATCATCACCGTTGGAGCCGTATCTCCCGGCAAGGACAATCCTTACGGTCCCCCCAACCCGGGCGCCGGCGAGCACAGCTCCTACGTGGGGGCAGGCAAGCCCGTCGACGTCGCCGGTTTGGGACGCCGCTATCCGTCTGCTTACGATTCGCAGACCGTGGGTGGTACAGGAGCCTCCGGCTTCGACGGCACATCAAACGCTGCTCCGACAATCGCCGGCACCTATGCCCGGGCCCTTTACATGGCGCGCCTCGAGCTGAAGGGCCCGAGCCGCATCCAGGAAGGAGGTGTCGTTGCGGTTGGGCGACCTTACAAGTGTGGTTCCGCCCGCCCGAAGTGCGAGCTGAAGGACGGAAAGCTAACCGCGATCGAGCTTCGCAACCGTCTCTTCAAGGGAGCGATCCATACCGCAGGTGGCACGACAACCCTTGTCGGGGGAGAGGTTCCACCCGTCGGCGAAGAAGAATTCATGAGCGAGGGCCACGGCACCTATTTCGCGCGGGAGACCCGCGACGACGACGAGTGGCTGAAGGAGTTCGCCCGTATCACGGGACCGATGTTCGGATACGCCAAGGAGTTGGAGCGGCCCGAGGGCGAGAAGGAGTGGATGATCGTGGATTCCTACTGCCGCCAAGAGATCTGGGCCACCTGGACGGACGGCTACTACAACATGGACAAGACGCCCTTGCCCGGACCCGACCCCCAGTACCCGATACGTTCGGCTCTGGAGGAATCGTGCCCCGCACTCCCGCAGCCCCCCGGGTGA
- a CDS encoding PQQ-like beta-propeller repeat protein, translating into MNRKASTLGAILAMVLLVSGSAGPGAAAGTAPVPVCVVEGQDDKCEETAADVAAQLEQREVVATSPDGSIVFVAGRHSEANYEIGAYDARTGESRWVGRHGTSGGLPTDIEPLPDGRHVVVTSISARQRPREANVVAFSVATGAVVWKSRLGTGGTGDKPRQVLARGDGRILFVAGETPEPTGFDSDVFLTSYRAATGDRLARLVYDGPRGLHDLLPRIAFSHSERTLFVKALVDIDIDDSGIRTVLLAVNPDPRRPSLRWEAVLRRTAPAGPITDVGETVAVTGYGGREGGRLATVAFDVSSGERLWKTFYPVAGTPRTFVVDEERRAVLVAGHSEDGESSFAAAYRWRSGRELWTVEDETILDDMVLAPARNDRIYLSGTAEPPCELVTIALDKPSRSRRWIARYESPASDLGCNREITLDAAAEQISVLAAPEEPRDGYVSAITYRDP; encoded by the coding sequence ATGAACAGGAAGGCGTCGACGCTAGGAGCGATCCTCGCGATGGTTCTGCTGGTTTCGGGATCAGCCGGTCCAGGTGCAGCTGCGGGCACCGCGCCGGTCCCCGTCTGTGTAGTAGAGGGCCAAGACGACAAGTGTGAGGAAACGGCGGCGGACGTAGCCGCGCAGCTCGAGCAGCGCGAGGTAGTCGCCACCAGCCCGGATGGTTCGATCGTGTTCGTCGCTGGCCGGCACTCCGAGGCAAACTATGAGATCGGTGCTTACGACGCGCGGACCGGAGAGAGCCGATGGGTCGGTCGGCACGGAACGTCGGGAGGGCTTCCGACCGACATCGAACCTCTGCCCGATGGTCGTCACGTCGTGGTGACAAGCATCAGTGCGCGGCAGCGTCCGAGGGAGGCCAATGTCGTGGCTTTCTCTGTGGCCACGGGAGCCGTCGTCTGGAAGAGTCGTTTGGGCACGGGAGGAACCGGCGACAAACCTCGGCAGGTGCTAGCGCGCGGGGACGGGAGGATCCTGTTCGTTGCGGGCGAGACCCCGGAGCCGACCGGATTTGACTCCGACGTCTTTCTGACCTCCTACCGAGCCGCGACAGGGGACCGGCTCGCCCGGCTCGTATACGACGGGCCTCGTGGCCTCCACGACCTGCTTCCCCGCATCGCCTTCTCGCACAGTGAGAGAACGCTCTTTGTCAAAGCTCTGGTGGACATCGACATTGATGACTCAGGAATCCGGACGGTCCTGCTCGCTGTGAACCCGGATCCTCGACGACCCAGCCTTCGCTGGGAGGCGGTGCTCCGGCGCACGGCTCCCGCAGGCCCGATCACCGATGTTGGAGAAACCGTCGCCGTCACGGGATACGGGGGCCGAGAGGGCGGTCGGCTGGCGACCGTTGCCTTCGACGTTTCCTCCGGTGAGCGTCTGTGGAAGACGTTCTATCCCGTCGCCGGTACTCCGAGGACGTTCGTTGTCGACGAGGAGCGGCGGGCCGTTCTCGTGGCGGGGCACAGTGAGGATGGCGAGAGCTCGTTCGCAGCCGCGTATCGCTGGCGCTCGGGGCGAGAACTCTGGACTGTCGAGGACGAGACCATCCTTGATGACATGGTCCTCGCGCCAGCCCGCAATGACCGGATCTACCTCTCTGGCACAGCCGAGCCTCCATGTGAGCTCGTGACCATCGCCCTCGATAAGCCTTCGCGCAGCAGACGGTGGATAGCGCGATACGAAAGCCCCGCGAGCGACCTGGGGTGCAACCGCGAGATCACCCTGGACGCCGCCGCTGAGCAAATATCCGTCCTCGCCGCTCCGGAGGAGCCGAGGGATGGGTACGTGAGCGCGATCACCTATCGAGATCCCTGA